A stretch of the Streptomyces ortus genome encodes the following:
- a CDS encoding ATP-grasp domain-containing protein, whose protein sequence is MRNPKRVLLIGGTPKHLRKAVDLGLGVVYVQFEDEFAPELRPLTEAVLLTDYTDWQALRPLVESAYETWGFSAAVSLTEPGLDPAARVNDLFGLGGTSYEVSHRFTDKWLMRRRLAEGPQVGARRVAAELLTDGDDLSRFGAAHGYPFIVKPTSGTASFGVVEVDGADALGRVRERVHGLRTAAEHPLTGAYDIERFMMEEYVPGPLYSVETFSFDGRHVVLTVTEAITRPRTHVHEGHALPARLSAEDEELMADTAGRFLRSMGFRDGPAHTEIILSPRGPVICESQNRVGGAQLTDMIDAVYGCDPQSLALSWALGLADPLPGRPVARGAAASWLVVAEQGRVERVEGVERVRADPDTLTVGLGVVPGDLVRPLEGQWDGLGHISALGPDTDAAIAACRRNLRAIRIHTRAT, encoded by the coding sequence ATGAGGAACCCCAAGCGCGTCCTGCTCATCGGGGGCACCCCGAAACACCTGCGGAAGGCGGTGGATCTCGGACTGGGGGTGGTGTACGTCCAGTTCGAGGACGAGTTCGCACCCGAACTGCGCCCCCTGACCGAGGCCGTCCTCCTCACCGACTACACCGACTGGCAGGCCCTGCGACCGCTGGTGGAGTCGGCGTACGAGACCTGGGGCTTCTCGGCGGCCGTCTCGCTCACCGAGCCCGGGCTCGACCCGGCCGCCCGGGTCAACGACCTGTTCGGTCTCGGCGGCACGTCCTACGAGGTCAGCCACCGCTTCACCGACAAGTGGCTGATGCGCCGCAGGCTCGCCGAGGGACCGCAGGTCGGCGCCCGCCGGGTGGCCGCCGAACTGCTCACCGACGGCGACGACTTGAGCCGGTTCGGAGCCGCGCACGGCTACCCGTTCATCGTGAAGCCCACCAGCGGCACGGCCAGCTTCGGTGTCGTCGAGGTGGATGGCGCGGATGCGCTCGGAAGGGTTCGGGAGCGGGTCCACGGGCTGCGCACGGCCGCGGAACATCCGTTGACCGGCGCGTACGACATCGAGCGGTTCATGATGGAGGAGTACGTCCCGGGGCCGCTGTACAGCGTGGAGACCTTCAGTTTCGACGGCCGGCACGTGGTGCTCACCGTCACCGAGGCGATCACCCGCCCGCGGACCCACGTCCATGAGGGCCACGCCCTGCCGGCCAGGCTGTCCGCCGAGGACGAGGAGTTGATGGCCGACACCGCCGGGCGCTTCCTGCGGTCGATGGGGTTCCGCGACGGCCCCGCGCACACGGAGATCATCCTCAGCCCGCGGGGCCCGGTGATCTGCGAGTCGCAGAACCGGGTGGGCGGCGCCCAGCTGACCGACATGATCGACGCCGTGTACGGGTGCGATCCGCAGTCCCTGGCCCTCTCCTGGGCGCTGGGTCTGGCGGACCCGCTGCCCGGCCGCCCGGTGGCCCGGGGCGCCGCCGCGAGCTGGCTGGTGGTGGCCGAGCAGGGACGGGTCGAGCGCGTGGAGGGAGTGGAGCGGGTACGCGCCGACCCGGACACCCTCACCGTCGGCCTCGGCGTGGTGCCCGGAGACCTGGTCCGCCCGCTGGAGGGCCAGTGGGACGGGCTGGGCCACATCTCGGCCCTCGGCCCCGACACCGACGCCGCCATCGCCGCGTGCCGGCGCAACCTGCGAGCGATCAGGATCCACACCCGTGCGACCTGA
- a CDS encoding MFS transporter, giving the protein MATRRKSAPGTSNSAPTLLTWPLMLRLVTIVGASASFFLLLSVVPLYAEQSGGGSGAAGLSTSALMLATVCGELAAPRLTARYGYRLVLATGLVLLGAPSLLLTVSHGMGAVVGVCLARGAGFALTVVGGGALTAVLIPPERRGEGLALVGVVSGAQSVVALPLGVWLAQHAGYTTVFVIAAVLPLATAPAVAGLPRREPSAQRPLGMVDGFRTPALALPAAVFATTAVGAGVIATFLPLAVPPGRAGLVSAALFLQAATAIGARWVAGRYGDRHGPAGLVVPGLLLCAGGMLATAPTGSAAAVLVGMALFGTGFGIAQNATQTLMYARVPPSGYGVASALWNFAYDAGMGLGAVFFGLLSAGTGYVVAFAATGALMTTALVPAWYDHRMSRPPAPGPKP; this is encoded by the coding sequence ATGGCCACTCGGAGGAAGTCCGCTCCAGGGACGAGCAACTCCGCGCCGACGCTGCTTACTTGGCCGCTGATGCTGCGTCTGGTCACCATCGTCGGCGCCTCGGCGAGCTTCTTCCTGCTGCTGTCGGTCGTCCCCCTGTACGCCGAGCAGTCCGGCGGCGGAAGCGGCGCGGCGGGGCTGTCCACGAGCGCCCTGATGCTGGCGACCGTCTGCGGCGAGCTGGCCGCACCCCGCCTCACGGCCCGCTACGGCTACCGTCTCGTGCTGGCGACCGGCCTGGTCCTGCTGGGCGCTCCCTCGCTGCTGCTGACCGTGTCGCACGGCATGGGCGCGGTGGTGGGCGTCTGCCTCGCGCGCGGTGCGGGCTTCGCGCTGACCGTGGTCGGCGGTGGCGCCCTGACCGCGGTGCTCATACCCCCCGAACGACGCGGCGAGGGCCTGGCCCTGGTGGGCGTCGTGTCGGGGGCGCAGTCGGTGGTGGCCCTCCCCCTGGGCGTGTGGCTGGCCCAGCACGCCGGGTACACGACAGTGTTCGTCATCGCGGCCGTCCTCCCGCTCGCCACCGCCCCCGCGGTGGCCGGCCTGCCTCGGCGTGAACCGTCCGCGCAGCGGCCCCTGGGCATGGTCGACGGTTTCCGCACACCCGCGCTGGCCCTGCCGGCCGCGGTCTTCGCGACCACGGCGGTGGGCGCGGGGGTCATCGCGACCTTCCTGCCGCTGGCCGTGCCGCCGGGCCGGGCGGGGCTGGTCTCGGCGGCGCTGTTCCTGCAGGCCGCCACCGCGATCGGGGCCCGCTGGGTGGCCGGCCGGTACGGCGACCGCCACGGGCCGGCCGGCCTGGTCGTCCCCGGTCTGCTGCTGTGCGCGGGGGGCATGCTGGCCACCGCGCCGACGGGCAGCGCCGCGGCCGTCCTCGTCGGCATGGCCCTGTTCGGCACCGGCTTCGGCATCGCCCAGAACGCCACGCAGACGCTGATGTACGCACGTGTTCCCCCGTCGGGCTACGGCGTGGCCAGCGCCCTGTGGAACTTCGCCTACGACGCGGGGATGGGACTCGGCGCCGTCTTCTTCGGCCTCCTGAGCGCCGGAACGGGTTACGTCGTGGCCTTCGCCGCGACCGGCGCCCTCATGACGACCGCGCTCGTCCCGGCCTGGTACGACCACCGGATGTCCCGCCCGCCGGCGCCGGGCCCGAAGCCTTGA
- a CDS encoding ATP-binding protein has translation MNRDVLIWCLGAVAVIAAAAVVALVARNRALGARKRQFETESAQRLAEAQSRLSAALSDLQKFRAEQDDALRDAERTAEESTKAVLKGAVRFLQSLAAEQTTLLDAIQRKHGGHAVLSDLLDVNHATAQMARKAQGIAVMCGAPLSRRSQPASVFDVVRNAQGQIRNFSRVQIMQQSGIALKASAVSPVALAVAELLDNAASFSQHDAPIEVTFQRVQKNLCIVIDDAGVGMNDEDRQKATVLLSGDTVPRLSHLGAQPKFGLPVVGLIARQYGFKVDVTGVSRYGGVRAVVLLPEELWTMEETPPAPAQEAPVRRIRRIPTREEEPESRTVHGLPKRGERQSPTAGVTDAGGAAGGATRPFKRARGVGGLAAIQRGTMSGRAAETPSSEGTEDA, from the coding sequence ATGAATCGAGACGTGCTCATATGGTGCCTCGGTGCAGTGGCGGTGATAGCCGCCGCCGCAGTCGTAGCACTCGTCGCCCGCAACAGAGCTCTGGGAGCCAGGAAACGGCAGTTCGAGACCGAGTCGGCACAGAGACTGGCCGAGGCCCAGAGCAGGCTCTCGGCCGCTCTGAGCGACTTGCAGAAGTTCCGTGCCGAGCAGGACGACGCACTGCGGGACGCCGAACGGACGGCGGAAGAGAGCACCAAGGCGGTCCTCAAGGGCGCGGTGCGTTTCCTGCAGAGCCTCGCGGCCGAGCAAACCACACTCCTGGACGCCATTCAGCGCAAGCACGGCGGACACGCGGTCCTGTCCGACCTGCTGGACGTCAACCACGCCACCGCCCAGATGGCCCGTAAGGCCCAGGGCATCGCGGTCATGTGCGGCGCGCCCCTCAGCCGCCGCAGCCAGCCCGCCAGCGTCTTCGACGTGGTGCGCAACGCCCAGGGTCAGATCCGTAACTTCAGCCGGGTCCAGATCATGCAGCAGAGCGGGATCGCGCTGAAGGCGTCCGCCGTCTCGCCGGTGGCCCTGGCCGTCGCCGAGCTGCTCGACAACGCTGCCAGCTTCTCGCAGCACGACGCCCCCATCGAGGTCACGTTCCAGCGCGTGCAGAAGAACCTGTGCATCGTGATCGACGACGCCGGTGTCGGCATGAACGACGAGGACCGGCAGAAGGCGACCGTGCTGCTCTCCGGCGACACCGTCCCCCGCCTGTCCCACCTCGGTGCCCAGCCGAAGTTCGGCCTTCCCGTCGTCGGCCTGATCGCGCGCCAGTACGGGTTCAAGGTGGACGTCACCGGAGTCTCCCGGTACGGCGGCGTCCGGGCCGTCGTCCTGCTGCCCGAGGAGCTGTGGACCATGGAAGAGACCCCGCCGGCCCCCGCTCAGGAAGCCCCGGTGCGCAGGATCCGGCGCATCCCGACCAGGGAGGAAGAGCCGGAGAGCCGCACAGTGCACGGTCTGCCCAAGCGGGGCGAGCGTCAGTCTCCGACCGCGGGCGTCACCGACGCCGGGGGTGCCGCGGGCGGAGCCACCCGCCCGTTCAAGAGGGCCCGGGGGGTCGGCGGTCTGGCCGCCATCCAGCGCGGCACCATGTCGGGCCGTGCTGCCGAGACCCCGTCGTCCGAAGGGACCGAGGACGCATGA
- a CDS encoding cobalamin-dependent protein (Presence of a B(12) (cobalamin)-binding domain implies dependence on cobalamin itself, in one of its several forms, or in some unusual lineages, dependence on a cobalamin-like analog.) — protein MSWTTPTPRRVVILGVAASDCHVVANQLIARFLRDEGFEVENLGACTPVEEFALACVRRPEAEALLVGSLNGHIHEDLRGLREAKRSGRVHCPVVVGGNLSVGSSKSVLSDQRLYALGVDRIVHDPAGLPTVLTELRTAGGRAVGAAAGAGAAWSGHARAS, from the coding sequence ATGTCCTGGACGACACCGACGCCCCGGAGGGTGGTCATCCTCGGAGTGGCCGCGAGCGACTGCCATGTCGTGGCCAACCAGCTCATCGCCCGCTTCCTGCGGGACGAGGGCTTCGAGGTGGAGAACCTCGGAGCGTGTACGCCCGTCGAGGAGTTCGCCCTGGCATGTGTGCGACGTCCCGAGGCGGAGGCGCTCCTGGTGGGCAGCCTGAACGGGCACATCCACGAGGATCTGCGGGGGCTGCGGGAGGCGAAGAGGTCGGGGCGCGTGCACTGCCCGGTGGTGGTCGGCGGGAACCTCTCCGTGGGGAGCAGCAAGAGCGTCCTGTCGGACCAGCGGCTGTACGCACTGGGAGTGGACCGGATCGTCCACGACCCGGCCGGCCTCCCCACCGTCCTGACCGAACTGCGCACGGCGGGCGGGCGGGCCGTGGGCGCGGCGGCGGGGGCGGGGGCCGCGTGGTCCGGACACGCCCGCGCCTCATGA
- a CDS encoding methylaspartate mutase, giving the protein MTGPPATDRSGPALPCRAGGTASGTAPAPETETAPGPRAGTATGTDPTTPSGIDPGTGLGRDPGTRSGTGPGTGTGNDPTTPSGTHPGVGTRTDPGTPSGTRPGVGSGGSRRAGRGGGLPSLREVVAYVGALGKPGVAQVLATARDRGRVAVQPRCGVAEHAGMRALLRSLEAEAAPDVLTLTIDSHTRLRRFEEARRLLATRPQELNGYPLVAHGWRRARDLNEAVAAPLEVRHGSPEPQRLFDTAVAGGITSFEGGGISYNLPYSKEVPLAVSLAAWDRVDRRCGELAELGLVVDRELFGTLTAVLVPPSISLAVSVLEAVLAARAGVRCLSVAYPQGGHLEQDVAALTAVPVLAERYLPPGVAVHPVLHEFMGVFPRARRHAEDLILYGALVARLGRASKIITKTHQEASGIPDVRANIEGVRLADRANSPLLGFLSVDEGRVREERRWILAEVAEIVGPVLEGRTAGPGALAGAIVDAFADGTLDIPFSASRFARSQIVPRRDPEGAIRYLCAGALPLSAESLRRHRDLLAGPRGCLPSAASLPAILLADINYFPSLFREEPE; this is encoded by the coding sequence ATGACCGGCCCACCCGCGACCGACCGCTCCGGGCCGGCGTTGCCGTGCCGGGCCGGGGGCACGGCATCGGGCACCGCCCCGGCCCCGGAAACCGAGACCGCCCCGGGTCCCCGCGCCGGCACGGCGACCGGCACCGACCCCACCACACCGTCCGGCATCGACCCCGGCACGGGACTCGGCAGGGACCCGGGCACACGGTCCGGTACCGGCCCCGGCACGGGGACCGGTAACGACCCCACCACACCGTCCGGCACCCACCCCGGCGTGGGGACCCGCACGGACCCGGGCACACCGTCCGGCACCCGCCCCGGCGTGGGGAGCGGTGGGAGTCGGCGCGCCGGGCGTGGGGGTGGGCTGCCGAGTCTGCGGGAGGTCGTCGCCTACGTCGGCGCGCTGGGCAAGCCCGGTGTGGCGCAGGTCCTGGCGACGGCCCGCGACCGCGGCCGGGTGGCGGTCCAGCCCCGCTGCGGGGTGGCCGAACACGCCGGCATGCGGGCCCTGTTGCGCTCGCTGGAGGCGGAGGCCGCACCGGACGTGCTCACCCTGACCATCGACTCGCACACCCGGCTGCGGCGGTTCGAGGAGGCGCGACGCCTCCTGGCCACCCGCCCCCAGGAGCTCAACGGCTACCCGCTGGTGGCGCACGGCTGGCGCCGGGCCCGGGACCTCAACGAGGCGGTCGCCGCGCCGCTGGAGGTGCGGCACGGCTCACCGGAGCCGCAGCGACTGTTCGACACGGCCGTCGCCGGGGGGATCACCTCGTTCGAGGGCGGAGGCATCTCCTACAACCTGCCCTATTCCAAGGAGGTGCCCCTGGCGGTGTCGCTGGCGGCCTGGGACCGCGTCGACCGCCGCTGCGGCGAACTGGCCGAGCTGGGACTCGTCGTGGACCGCGAACTGTTCGGCACGCTCACCGCCGTCCTGGTCCCGCCGTCGATCAGCCTCGCGGTCAGCGTCCTCGAAGCGGTACTCGCCGCGCGGGCCGGAGTGCGCTGCCTGTCGGTCGCGTACCCGCAGGGTGGTCACCTGGAACAGGACGTGGCCGCGCTCACCGCCGTCCCCGTGCTCGCCGAGCGCTATCTGCCGCCGGGCGTCGCGGTCCACCCCGTACTGCACGAGTTCATGGGCGTCTTCCCCCGCGCGCGCCGCCACGCCGAGGACCTGATCCTCTACGGCGCGCTGGTGGCGCGGCTGGGCAGAGCCTCGAAGATCATCACCAAGACCCACCAGGAGGCGTCCGGGATCCCGGACGTCCGGGCGAACATCGAAGGGGTGCGACTGGCCGACCGGGCCAACTCCCCGCTCCTGGGCTTCCTCTCGGTCGACGAGGGGCGGGTGCGCGAGGAACGCCGCTGGATCCTGGCGGAGGTCGCCGAGATCGTCGGTCCGGTGCTGGAGGGGCGCACGGCCGGTCCCGGAGCGCTCGCCGGGGCGATCGTCGATGCCTTCGCCGACGGCACGCTGGACATCCCGTTCAGCGCCAGCCGTTTCGCGAGGTCGCAGATCGTGCCCCGCCGCGACCCCGAGGGCGCGATCCGGTACCTGTGCGCCGGGGCCCTGCCCCTGTCGGCGGAGTCGCTGCGACGCCACCGCGACCTGCTGGCGGGGCCGCGCGGCTGTCTGCCGTCGGCGGCCTCGCTCCCCGCGATCCTGCTCGCCGACATCAACTACTTCCCCAGCCTGTTCCGCGAGGAGCCCGAATGA
- a CDS encoding GlsB/YeaQ/YmgE family stress response membrane protein, protein MGIIAWILIGLLAGLIAKALMPGKDPGGIIITMLIGIAGGLLGGWLGKVIFGVDSIDGFFEISTWVAAIVGSMILLALYRVFTGNRRHA, encoded by the coding sequence ATGGGCATCATCGCCTGGATACTCATCGGTCTGCTCGCGGGCCTCATCGCCAAGGCGCTCATGCCCGGCAAGGACCCGGGCGGCATCATCATCACGATGCTCATCGGTATCGCCGGCGGTCTCCTCGGCGGCTGGCTCGGCAAGGTCATCTTCGGTGTCGACTCCATCGACGGCTTCTTCGAGATCTCCACGTGGGTCGCCGCGATCGTCGGCTCGATGATCCTCCTGGCCCTGTACCGGGTCTTCACCGGAAACCGCCGCCACGCCTGA
- a CDS encoding transglutaminase-like domain-containing protein yields the protein MTTGTGTGLRPTKFLDHESPVVREFVREALRTTDPGNQVDAAVALYYAVRDGIRYDVYDCDLSADGLRASSVIERGAGFCVHKSIVYAAAVRVVGIGSRLVYADVRNHLASPRLRTLMGGDVFRFHSLASVRLNGAWVRATPVFNALLCTLYGIRPLDFDGRADSYYHPYDEQGRRHMEFLAMRGEFDDFPYAEVVGGIRAAHPLLFAGAHTTTAGSLVSEATGTTPVEGP from the coding sequence ATGACGACCGGGACCGGCACGGGGCTGAGGCCCACGAAGTTCCTGGACCACGAGTCGCCGGTGGTTCGCGAGTTCGTCCGCGAAGCCCTGCGCACGACGGATCCCGGCAACCAGGTGGACGCCGCCGTGGCCCTCTACTACGCCGTCCGCGACGGCATCCGCTACGACGTGTACGACTGCGACCTGTCCGCCGACGGCCTCAGGGCGAGCAGCGTCATCGAACGCGGCGCGGGATTCTGCGTCCACAAGTCCATCGTCTACGCCGCCGCGGTACGCGTCGTGGGCATCGGGAGCCGGCTCGTCTACGCGGACGTGCGCAACCACCTCGCCTCGCCCCGGCTGCGCACGCTGATGGGCGGTGACGTCTTCCGCTTCCACAGCCTGGCCTCCGTACGGCTGAACGGCGCCTGGGTCAGGGCGACTCCGGTGTTCAACGCACTGCTGTGCACGCTGTACGGCATCAGGCCGCTCGACTTCGACGGACGCGCGGACAGCTACTACCACCCCTACGACGAGCAGGGCCGGCGCCACATGGAGTTCCTGGCCATGCGGGGCGAGTTCGACGACTTCCCGTACGCGGAGGTCGTCGGCGGCATCCGGGCGGCGCACCCCCTGCTGTTCGCGGGCGCGCACACCACGACCGCGGGCTCACTCGTGTCCGAAGCGACCGGGACGACCCCGGTGGAGGGACCCTGA
- a CDS encoding TrpB-like pyridoxal phosphate-dependent enzyme, translated as MEKTKFLLGEEDTPTHWYNLSADLPGDPLHAALDPATREPLTRAEMAATMPEPLIDQETSTAREIEIPEEVRRVYTLWRPSPLFRAHRLERALDTPARIYYKYEGGAPTGSHKPNTGIPQAYYNKLAGRTGLVTETGAGQWGSAAALGAAFFGMTAKVFMVKVSHQQKPYRRALMETYGSECVASPSTHTAVGRKILADDPDNPGSLGIATSEALETAAEDRSLGYVLGSAANHVLLHQTVIGQEAVRQMELAEDHPDIVIGCAGGGSNLAGLAFPFLGARLRGGRPVRIIAVEPTACPTLTRGTIAYDYADSAGLGPLFRMHTLGHGFVPPPVHAGGLRAHGIGPAVSRAVEDGLIEATAVGQVACLEAGVRFARTEGILPAPESTHAVRVAIDEALRCREEGRSRAILFGLSGHGHFDLAAYQKYAAGGLTDGEADSHGLAVAAAGIPVAGVA; from the coding sequence ATGGAGAAGACGAAGTTCCTGCTGGGCGAGGAAGACACGCCCACGCACTGGTACAACCTCTCGGCGGACCTCCCGGGAGACCCGCTGCACGCCGCCCTCGACCCCGCGACCCGGGAGCCGCTGACCCGCGCGGAGATGGCGGCCACCATGCCCGAGCCGCTGATCGACCAGGAGACGAGCACCGCCCGGGAGATCGAGATTCCGGAGGAGGTGCGCCGTGTCTACACCTTGTGGCGCCCCTCTCCCCTGTTCCGGGCGCACCGGCTGGAGCGCGCCCTGGACACCCCGGCCCGTATCTACTACAAGTACGAGGGCGGCGCCCCGACCGGCAGCCACAAGCCCAACACCGGTATTCCGCAGGCGTACTACAACAAGCTGGCGGGCCGGACCGGGCTGGTCACCGAGACCGGCGCCGGCCAGTGGGGCAGCGCGGCGGCGCTGGGCGCGGCGTTCTTCGGCATGACCGCCAAGGTCTTCATGGTGAAGGTGAGTCACCAGCAGAAGCCCTACCGCCGGGCGCTGATGGAGACCTACGGCAGCGAGTGCGTGGCGAGCCCGAGCACGCACACGGCGGTCGGCCGGAAGATCCTCGCCGACGACCCCGACAACCCCGGCAGTCTCGGCATCGCCACCTCCGAGGCCCTGGAGACGGCCGCCGAGGACCGGTCGCTGGGGTACGTGCTCGGCAGCGCCGCCAACCACGTGCTGCTGCACCAGACCGTGATCGGCCAGGAGGCCGTGCGGCAGATGGAACTCGCCGAGGACCATCCCGACATCGTCATCGGCTGTGCGGGCGGCGGCAGCAACCTGGCCGGTCTGGCCTTCCCCTTCCTCGGCGCCCGGCTGCGGGGCGGCAGGCCCGTACGGATCATCGCCGTGGAGCCGACCGCCTGTCCCACCCTGACCAGGGGCACGATCGCCTACGACTACGCGGACTCGGCCGGCCTCGGCCCGCTGTTCCGGATGCACACCCTCGGCCACGGCTTCGTACCGCCGCCGGTGCACGCCGGAGGGCTGCGGGCGCACGGCATCGGACCGGCGGTGAGCCGGGCCGTCGAGGACGGACTGATCGAGGCGACGGCCGTGGGCCAGGTCGCCTGCCTGGAAGCGGGCGTCCGGTTCGCCCGTACCGAGGGCATCCTGCCGGCCCCCGAGTCCACCCACGCCGTCCGTGTCGCCATCGACGAGGCGCTGCGCTGCCGGGAGGAAGGGCGGTCACGGGCCATCCTGTTCGGCCTGTCCGGACACGGGCACTTCGATCTGGCCGCCTATCAGAAGTACGCGGCGGGCGGGCTGACCGACGGGGAGGCCGACAGTCACGGGCTTGCGGTGGCCGCCGCCGGCATCCCGGTGGCGGGTGTGGCATGA
- a CDS encoding ATP-grasp domain-containing protein codes for MSARPSPAYAARATRPATRAAVVDADGMGAFLPGALAREGVRSVLVRSDAPNPHLANHPDLTDLAPEVTHRGEVAATADALRRYGVDRVVAGAESGVLLADALSAELGTPGHGMSRPSARRDKYEMACAVRESGQATADCLATDSADEVVAWARGHGRWPVVLKPLASAGTDNVLFCRSTAQLRAGVAAITAGRDRYGGRNLAVLVQEHLAGEEYFVNTVSSGGVHHVVEVWRYHKRPVGDRPMYDHEEPVPPDDPVVGELTAYTLRVLDALEIRNGAAHTEVIRTGRGPVLVECAARHGGSHTPSVVSRFLGTDQLACLARAVARPDQAALGRLPRCRPRAHLRYVTLLSPRAGGPLSAERFARVRALGTFVEMALTMPEGTVLPRTRDLASSPGYVYLASADPARVAADHRRLRALEHGDLYGPATTTTPPGERYGDR; via the coding sequence ATGAGCGCGCGGCCGTCCCCCGCGTACGCCGCCCGCGCCACGCGCCCGGCCACCCGGGCCGCCGTGGTGGACGCCGACGGCATGGGCGCCTTCCTGCCCGGAGCGCTGGCCCGCGAGGGCGTACGGAGCGTCCTGGTGCGATCGGATGCCCCGAACCCACACCTGGCGAACCACCCGGACCTGACGGACCTGGCGCCGGAGGTCACGCATCGCGGTGAGGTGGCCGCCACGGCCGACGCGCTGCGCCGGTACGGAGTGGACCGCGTGGTCGCCGGCGCCGAGTCGGGCGTACTGCTGGCCGACGCGCTGTCCGCCGAACTCGGCACGCCGGGACACGGGATGAGCCGGCCGTCGGCCCGGCGGGACAAGTACGAGATGGCCTGCGCGGTGCGGGAGTCCGGGCAGGCCACGGCGGACTGTCTGGCCACCGACAGCGCCGACGAGGTGGTCGCGTGGGCCCGCGGGCACGGCCGGTGGCCGGTCGTGCTGAAGCCACTGGCCAGCGCCGGTACCGACAACGTCCTGTTCTGCCGTTCGACGGCACAGCTGCGGGCCGGGGTGGCCGCCATCACGGCCGGTCGCGACCGGTACGGCGGCCGGAACCTCGCCGTGCTCGTCCAGGAGCATCTGGCGGGCGAGGAGTACTTCGTCAACACCGTCAGCAGTGGCGGAGTACACCACGTGGTCGAGGTGTGGCGCTATCACAAGCGGCCGGTCGGGGACCGTCCGATGTACGACCACGAGGAGCCCGTGCCCCCGGACGACCCGGTGGTCGGCGAGCTGACGGCGTACACGCTGCGGGTGCTCGACGCGCTGGAGATCCGCAACGGCGCGGCCCACACCGAGGTGATCAGGACCGGGCGGGGGCCCGTACTGGTGGAGTGCGCGGCCCGTCACGGCGGTTCGCACACGCCGTCCGTGGTGTCCCGGTTCCTGGGCACCGACCAGCTGGCGTGTCTGGCGCGCGCCGTCGCGCGTCCCGATCAGGCCGCGCTGGGGCGGTTGCCGCGCTGTCGCCCGCGTGCCCACCTGCGGTACGTCACCCTTCTCTCCCCCCGGGCCGGCGGCCCGCTGTCCGCCGAACGGTTCGCGCGGGTACGGGCCCTGGGCACGTTCGTCGAGATGGCGCTGACCATGCCGGAGGGCACCGTGCTGCCGCGCACGAGGGACCTCGCCTCCTCCCCCGGCTACGTGTACCTGGCCTCCGCGGACCCGGCCCGCGTGGCGGCGGACCACCGACGGCTGCGCGCGCTGGAGCACGGCGACCTGTACGGCCCGGCGACGACCACCACCCCACCCGGCGAAAGGTATGGAGACCGATGA